The genome window taagaacataagaacataagaacgtaaggagtctgcaagaggccggttatcctatacaaggcagctcctgtacactcgaccccaccttacctcaccatccatggctctatctaacctcttcttgaatgtatctatggtattggcacccacaacatggctcccgagcctgttccattcatctatcactctattggtgtgtgtgtgtgtgtgtgtgtgtgtgtgtgtgtgtgtgtgtgtgtgtgtgtgtgtgtgtgtgatataaaaaaaaacattagaacataaggagtttgcaaggGGTCGGTTCACAAATTCTTCattataacaacaaaaaaaaaagcgttagtAATTTTTTGGCGAACTCCGTATTCTTGTAAGCAGCTGCAATCTTAATTTTAACTGGTATTAAAGGAAGAGAACGGGCTAATCAAATGATGGCTGGAAGGCGTAGTTACTCCTCAAATGCTCTTAAgttatcgttttctttcttgGCATCCCGTCTGTAAAAGTAAAGAGATTCAGGGTAGACATAACTCTATATATACGTAGGTTCACGTAAGACATAATGGTGAGGTTAAGCTGGTGAAGACTTCTTAGCTGTCACATATTGTAATGGGTTGGCTTTGTGGTGCTGACTGGGAAATCTTTGCCCTTGTATTGAGTTTCATAGTGTTGCCCTCCTGAATGAGCTCCCAACGTTAATCAGTTGAGTGAGGCATAAATATAATTGCAGAGTTTATTACCAACAGATATTACTAACAACGAAATATTGCCTTTTGTATAAGTTTTACAGTAATATCTTTTGAATATGTACTTTTTAGATATGATAATATTGAAACAGTAATATTAATATACACTTCTAGGactttgtaaatataaatataacagATAAGTGATTACATTTTTAAACAGTTTTCTGacgttataataataataataagaatgatcaTAGTGTTCTCCCATGTGAGTATGTAACcataataatttgtgaataaaaGTCAATACGTTTCCACAATTAATATAACGTGGATTCTTTCAGGCGCTAAATGATATGAGTAAAATTCACATCCGTCCGTCATATCCCTTAATGCTTTGGCCTTGAGACAGCATCAGTTGAAAAGTCACAATTATTCTCTGTCAGTCTGCTAATGGGTGGGAGGCTGTCGTCTTATCGAAGAGCATGGAGACATTGGGTGTATTTTTGAACCCAGTGGAGGCTGGAGGAAGGCTGGGAAGGGCAAGAAAAGGTTAGAGAATGAGAGGATAAAGGGCTACagggaaaggaatagagggagagataagacgGCTGAAGTGTGGCAGAGAAGGGTGtagggaggagaaaataggaagagtaggaaaatataaaaaggtgAGGAGAAAATAATGGGAGCAGAGAAAAgttagggaggtaaggggaggtaatgaagaggaaaacaaagattaaaaagaggagagagtaggaggaggaggaggtaaatgaacTTCCCCCCaaaaattgaaagagatatgaagaatagagaagaagtaAAAACGAACAACTATAGAGGTGTATATGGGCAACATAAAGTTAGGGAGTGGAGTGGGTACGATAGAAGCTACACTAGACAGAGGCTACAATAGAGGAATAGATGGTTGAGGGAACACGGAAAATTTAAAacatgagaatgaaaaaaaaaaaaaaactgtgaggAAGGATTATGAAGAAGAAATCAATACCTGAAAGTCTGGATTGATGGATGGGTCAAGGTTATCGCAGCAGATgtctgggaggaagaggaatggtggggcggaaggaggagtggaagacgaagagagagatgggtgaaCAGAAGGAGGCAGGTAGGGATGGTAAGATAGAGAAGAATGTCTTAATGATTACAAGTGGACAGAGAgagcgggaaggaggaaggggggataaaAAGGACGGGGGAGCTGTAGATATGAGTGGAATGGGTTTGACGGCCATGTGGTGCGTGCCAACACGACAGATAAGTTCAAGGAAAAGTGAGATAGATTtatggaaagaaaggatagatGGTGTTTGGAGCTGATCTGTATGTGACAATTGCAAACCTCTACGGTCTTATATTTTATCTTGTAGGGGAGGAGTGAAGTAGTAGAggtagggaggaatggaggaatcgCCGATATCTGGTAGAGAGTAAGGAATGAGAAGAGTTGTAGCGATATTTTGAAAGGAACGctgaaggggtggaaggaaggtgaTTTGATGTTACTGGGAGGGGTAgagtgaatggagggaaggaggggtggagggaccgCCGATatctgggagggagaaagggtgggcAGGAGGGAGTGAGGGTGCCGCAGCAGAGTGCCACGTGCTATTTTGaactggtggagggaaggagggatgaagggggtgTGCGGTACCTGGGCTGAGGGAGGCTGGTGAGGgaggttggctggctggctggtgctTGGCTGCCGTCCGCCAGTGGACGCCGTGCCGCCGCCGCTCGCAGGCCGCCTCGCCACGCCTGCCGACTAGGGGCACACTGACCTGTGACCCGCATGACCTGTGTCGTTGTGGGGTGACTTGTTTTTTGCTTATGTGCCAGGAGTGACGCAGCGAGTTTTTCGTTCATTTTCGTACGTGTGTCACGACGGACGCCCGACGGTCATAAAAAGGAGAGTTGTCAAAGAGGCTGTTGGTGGGTATTACTCGAGGTAGAAAATAATCATGGTGGACAGGGCCAAAGAATGGTTCGGCACAGTGACGGCCCACCTGCCGGAGTGGTGCGCCGAGTGGATCCCAGACACCGAGCAGTGGCACCAGTGGCACCCGAACGACCTGTGGCAGTGGGCGCGCACGAGGGCTGACCAGTGGAACGCGAACGACACGTGGCAATGGGCACGCGGGAGGGCTTACGAGTGGCAACAGTCCGAGGTGTGGCAGCAGGCGAGGGTGCGGGCTGGCCAGGGTGCGGTTGACCTGTGGCAGTGGGCGCGCACGAGGAAGTGGCGTTTGCCGCGACGGGGTCCCGAGGAACGGCTGGTGCCGGAATGGGTGTTCCCGTCGTTCTGGCGGCGACGTGTGAGGGAAACAGTCATGTGGGTCTGGCtcatcttcatcaccttcctGGCGTCACGCGAGGATCAGCGAATACAGACGGTGGAGGGACCTAAGCAGGAGATCAAAGCACGAACTGACGATCCCCGCCAGACCGTCCCTTCCGTGGctgaggaagcagaggaggaggaggaggaggacgaggaggctggGGGCTGGCGTGGGTGCCTGGAGAGGCCAGGTGGGTTGACGCGTTACCCAGGCATTGAGAACTTGTTGGCACAACCCCCAACCGCCACCCCGCTGCCGCCCCGCCACCACCCCTCGCCGCCCTTGGCCTCAGCGCAAGTCGGCATCAAACAAATCCCTCGTAAGCCTGACGATGCCGATGCTCTCCCGAggacggaggaacgagaaaaaggaagagagaaggaagaagccgACGGAGAGAAAGGCCACAAGGACGAAGTATGGAAGACTTTGCTGGCGAAGTACGTCCCTGAAGAGTGTGACAGGGAGATCGACAAAGCGgctgaagaggacgaggaggaggaggcgccggaGTACGTCGGCACCGCCGAGGAGATCGTGGAGCGCTACGCCGCCAAGTTCGAGGAGCCGGAGGCGGTGTCGCCAGAGGAAGAGTTCTCTGCCAAGGTGGGTCGTCGGCTTGAGGAGTACCTTCAGCGTttagacgaggaggacgaggactcgAGTCAAGTCAAAGAAGTTGAAGACCAAATCAAACCAGTTCACGAGCCGGAGAAGGTCGTCGAAGAGGGCAAAGGCATAGAAGAGAGCGAGGAGGCGAGGGATATCGAAGACGGTGGTGAGCTGCTGGAGGGGATCGCGTCCACCGGCAACGAGAACCGGATTTTTATTTTGATCGAGGACGAGGAAAGTGAGGACGACCGACGCATCCGGAACGATGCTTCCGAAGCCTCTGAGTTAGAACGCGCTGCTGTGACCTTGGACTCCGAGCCAAAAGAAGCCGATGAAGCAGAGAATGCAGAGACAATGGAAGTCCCCGCCACCCAACAGAATGGCTTTGCTAACGAAGAACTGGAAGATAAAGACTTGATGGAACCCACTCTTGAAGTCTCGGAGAAGTTAGACCTTGAAGCGACTTGCGTTCAGGCAGCCGACGTCGTGCTTCCTGAGGCATCCCAGGAGACCGTCGAGGCAGTGACGGCCCAACACGTGGACGTACAACCAGATGTGACGGAGGAACAGCCAAGCGACGCTGCGAAAGAGGAGAGAgtcgaggaaataaagaaagaagacgcAGAAGTAGTGGTTGAAAAAACATTAGAGATGACGGAAGAAGTAGTTACTGACCGTGAAGAGGAAAGCATCCAACCACCTTGTGAAGAaatgaaagtagaggaagagactTCGGAGCAACCTGACGTGACCCACGAGGAACAACAATTTGAGGAGAAGGTTGTGAAGGAAGAAGAGCTCCCAGTTGAAGAGACTCCAGTTCAGCCGGTCATTAAAGAggccgaagaagaggagaagccaTGTGTTATAATGGAAGAACCGACGCCGGCAGTAGTGGAGCCGAGCCTCATTGAGCTCGAAGAACGCAATGAAGACGTCGTGATGAAGGAACAAGAGTCGACTGAGGCACAAACACCGGCACCATTACCTACAGAGGCACCGGAGGAAACGAcagtggaaaaaaatatagtagagaagggagaagagtcgTCGTCaagggaaaacgaaaaagaggcaTTGGAAGTCAAGGTGATGACGGAGGCGAGcgtggaagaagacgaagaagaagcaaagagTGAATCTGAGTACAAGGTcgtggaggaaagtgaagaggctGTAGGGACTGAAGTCAGCGTAGGGCCAACAGAGGAGGCGAATGAGGTggtcgaggaagaagagaagaaagaggaggcagatACTGATGTATCTGAAGGGAACATGAAGGGcgaggagactgaggaggaaggGTCATTGGGTGAAGCAGTGGCTGCCGCGGAGCCTCCCGACACCGTGGAGGTAATACAAGTGGACGAGGACTCTCACTTTGAGGGCGTAAAGGCCTCGGAGAATAAGGACGAGGCCATGGTAGAGGAGGAGCACATGGAGGCCGAGGAGGTGCCTGTGGTGGACGCCGGTGGGTGGACAGAGGACATTTGGGGGTCGCTGGGCCAGGCCTCTGAGGCGGTACCCTTGTCTGTCCCCGCCGCTGTTGACATGAtggaggaggacgtggaagaTGCTATGGAAGTGGACGTGGTGGAGGATGCCGCAGAGACGATGGAAGAGGACTTGGAGGTGTTTGTGGATGAAGTAGACCTGCAGGAGCTGCCGGAGAGTCCCGTGCCGCTGCCCACAGTGCCCGAAGAGGACGACGCCCTCACCGAGGTTCAGGACCTGCTGGTGCGGCCGCCGCCACGCAGAAAGCGTCAGGCTCATCGTCTCAACGAGGACTTCGAGGCCACCAGGACTagcgaggcggcggcgggtgaCCCCGCTTTGGCTAAATACATGAAAATGCCCGCGGCCCTCACgacggatgaggaagaggagctgcAACGATACCTGGTCGAGAGTGAAGACGGAAAGGACCTCGCTGTGGACAAGTTCATGCCCATGCCAGTGGGACTGACGGAGCAGGAGcagaaggaattggaggaggctGTGCGTGAACAGGAGCGCGTGCGGCAGGCGGAGAGCGCAGGCCTGGAACGGTTTCTGGACATGCCCGCCGGCCTGACGGAGCAGGAGATCCGTGAGCTACAGGACTTAGagcgggagaaagaggaggcggcgcAGCAGCCTTGGGAGCGGGAAGACGTGGGCCTTGAGGACTACCTGTCCATGCCGCACAccctgacggaggaggaggaacggatgcTGCAGGAGGgtggcgacgaggaggaggagcatcagtTTGCTAGTGAGGAGGAGTACCGCGAGTACGTCAAGAACAAGTTCCTCAGTCAGCTGGAGGAGGACGCACTGCGCGTGGCCGAAGAGGGGTACGACTACGACGAGGACTACGACGACGAGTACGagtatgaggatgaggatgaggatgaagaggaagaagaggaggaagaagaggacgaggacgaaggggagatggaaggcgAATATGTTATGGTATCTGACCTGTCAGCTGCCGCCTCATCCCTGCCTCAgactgccaccgccgccgccacagccagcaccagcaccaccgccgccaAGATGGTTGACGAAGGGGTGAACACGGAGCCAGACATTCCTGAAGAAGACACGAAATCCAAGAAGAAGCTTTTCCCCTTCCCGAAGAAAAGCGACAGAGAAACTACCCCCGAAGACTCTTCCGCCGAAGCCACCAACAAGAAGTTTTTTCACTTCGGCGGCCTTGGAaccaaaaggaaaaaggaaaccccTGAATCCCTggacaaaaaacacatgaatgaCCCCAATCGCCGGAAGTTTGACGGAGGCGGCGGCCTTGGCGGGTCCTTGAACGCCTCCTTCTGTACGGCGGAAGGTTACGTGATGACGCAGGCGATGCTGCAGAGGGCCAGGGAgcagatgagggaaaggaagatacagGAAAGGAGCCGCTGGAGGAAGGACGGTGAGACTGAAGCGTTGGGTCCCGGTGGCTCAAAAATGAAGGATCCAGCTACCAAGGACCTTAGGCGCTGGACTTTGAAGCCGGAGGCTCGccacggagggaagggagactcgGAGAAGACTGCCATGAAGGCCATTCGTATGCAGCAGGATGTAAaagaagtagagggaggaggaagtacagaATTCATGGACCCAAAGAGTGAGCTTGAACACCTTTTCGCCAAAATCATCAAATCTTACAAGCCACCCACTGACGACAGCTctgaagacgaggagaaagcaaacacacacaaaaatcagATCGGTGACGAGAAAATAGAGTCGAAACGAACAGAAAACGCCGACATGGATAtgcaagaggaagtggaggatgaggaggaaaaggaaaaggaggaaaaagaagccaCCTCAGTATCCTCCAAAGACACTGCCGAGAAAGACTTCCCAATCTCCCCTGTCCTTGAAATCAtcgtggaggaggacgaggaggacccTGAAATAGTCACCGTGtttgagagggagaaaatgaagagcgGCGAGGACGAGGATGACTTCTGGCTGAGGTGGAGCAACGAGGAGAGGGCGTGTGTCTCCGCCTCGAGGGATCGCGCCTCACCCTGGGAACTGGCCGAGGACGACGAAGTGgccgaagaggagagagaaaggacacgactcgaagaagagaaagaaaagaacgagggaaagaatgaagtggGTAAAGATTTAAGAAATGAGGAGACAACAAAcccagaagaaaaagaggagaacaaggaaatgaGTGAGGAAACGAAACAATCACATGCCGtagaggaacaagagaagaacgagaggagTGATGGCAGAGAAGATGAAATAAGCGGAAAGACAATATATTTAAGAGAAGAGAAACTAAAGGATGAGGGAAACAGTAAACAAGTGGAATGTtttgaagatgagaagaaagatgcTATACAAGAAAGGGACTCCGAAGGGATTGACGAAAGgaaggatgcagagagagaggaggacttaggaaggaatgaggaagtacAGCGGttgggaggaaagataaaggaggaggaggaggaggaggtggagggcaaAGGCATCCAGACAGAAGGGAAAGTGACATGTGGGGAAGATGACAAGAACAGAAaaaagacggaggagaagaagaaggagaagagcgagacagaagggaaagtgaCGTGCGGAAAGCATATGATtaatgaggaagatgaaaggaagaggaggaagaaggaacaggtagaagaggggaaggaggaggaggaggaacggaatgAGGAAACGATGAACGGAGAACAGAAAAggcaaataaaagaggaaaataaaccgAAAGACAAAAGCCACAAGGAAGTGTTGGAGCggaaagagaagagtgaaaggatagacaaacagaaaatgaagatgaaagaagagcgAAATTTAACGCCATCgcggaaaacagagaaagaaccaACAAAAGGAGAATGCAACGAAGAGAAGGGTAAGTAGAAAAcgttagaaggaggagaaggaggaggaggaggagatgatcaatggtgaaggaaaggaattgaagtagagatgaaaagtgaaaaagaacgagggaatttttttttttacaacaaaggagacaactcaaggtcacacaaaaaaggaaacaataatataaaaaaaaagcccgctactctctgctcctaaaaagaatccaaagaggtggccgaaagagaggtcaatttcgggaggagagatgttcaGATATTTGATTGGGAAAAGACGTAATGGATGGCGATTAGGAGATTAGGCGAAAAAGAGGAccggagagaaagagatgagtgaatggatgaatgaatgagtggatgaatgaaggagtgaaggaaggagggcagaaggaagaggatggaataaGAGTCGAGgtagagatagagaagggaaggggagtataGGGATATGGGAGAGAAAACATGgcaagaaaggataagaaagaaaataaagaagagggggggagggggagtaggaaggaaggaaagaagaaagagaaaaaaagtcgttatggaggaaaggaaacagtaacagcggtagtagcagtaatatagtagtagtagtagtagtagtagtagtagtagtagtagtagtagtagtagtaatatatttTAAATTTACGGTGACGGcagtcgaaacacacacacacacacacacacacacacacacacacacacacacacacacacacacacacacacacacacacacacactctctctctctctctctctctctctctctctctctctctctctctctctctcacacacacacacacacacacacacacacacacacacacacacacacacacacacgccgtggcAGGGGGTCGGTGCCAACTTCTCCTCGCGGTGACGGTGTTTTGGCACGTGGCACAGGTGGGGGAGGGTGCCGCGGTGCCAAGCTAGCGTGGGTGtcgagagggtggtggtgatggaggtggacgGCCCTGTACCGCTacccttatcatcaccaccaccattaactacCATGCATActaaccatcaccattatcataaccactaccaccattttaACACCACTATTAAcattaccatcacctcctctaACCATACACCGTCACTACGTATGtcatcacactcaccaccaccaccatcatcattaccatcgcCTCTACCGTTACTTATCATCGTTAATACCAGCACTGTAACACCACCTCTACCTACTTgtatcactaccaacaccaacaccactaccaccttcacaTCTGCACCACCGCCACAAACGACTaaccaccactatctccacctcctcttgtcATATTCATCATTTCTCATCCTCCAtcactatcccctcctcctcttcccaccctctcctcttccgcatcatcatcatcttcatcctcatctgtGTGGCTTCCACGTCTTATATCAACTTATTTATAGTCAGTATTATTTTTGTATGAATATTCTGCGTGTTTTATTAGTCTACGTATTCCTTGCTAGTTTCTTGGCCCATTCTTTTTGTTACACATGTACAATAACAGTGGGAGACATATCAGTGCCA of Eriocheir sinensis breed Jianghai 21 chromosome 66, ASM2467909v1, whole genome shotgun sequence contains these proteins:
- the LOC126987850 gene encoding uncharacterized protein LOC126987850 isoform X19, which produces MVDRAKEWFGTVTAHLPEWCAEWIPDTEQWHQWHPNDLWQWARTRADQWNANDTWQWARGRAYEWQQSEVWQQARVRAGQGAVDLWQWARTRKWRLPRRGPEERLVPEWVFPSFWRRRVRETVMWVWLIFITFLASREDQRIQTVEGPKQEIKARTDDPRQTVPSVAEEAEEEEEEDEEAGGWRGCLERPGGLTRYPGIENLLAQPPTATPLPPRHHPSPPLASAQVGIKQIPRKPDDADALPRTEEREKGREKEEADGEKGHKDEVWKTLLAKYVPEECDREIDKAAEEDEEEEAPEYVGTAEEIVERYAAKFEEPEAVSPEEEFSAKVGRRLEEYLQRLDEEDEDSSQVKEVEDQIKPVHEPEKVVEEGKGIEESEEARDIEDGGELLEGIASTGNENRIFILIEDEESEDDRRIRNDASEASELERAAVTLDSEPKEADEAENAETMEVPATQQNGFANEELEDKDLMEPTLEVSEKLDLEATCVQAADVVLPEASQETVEAVTAQHVDVQPDVTEEQPSDAAKEERVEEIKKEDAEVVVEKTLEMTEEVVTDREEESIQPPCEEMKVEEETSEQPDVTHEEQQFEEKVVKEEELPVEETPVQPVIKEAEEEEKPCVIMEEPTPAVVEPSLIELEERNEDVVMKEQESTEAQTPAPLPTEAPEETTVEKNIVEKGEESSSRENEKEALEVKVMTEASVEEDEEEAKSESEYKVVEESEEAVGTEVSVGPTEEANEVVEEEEKKEEADTDVSEGNMKGEETEEEGSLGEAVAAAEPPDTVEVIQVDEDSHFEGVKASENKDEAMVEEEHMEAEEVPVVDAGGWTEDIWGSLGQASEAVPLSVPAAVDMMEEDVEDAMEVDVVEDAAETMEEDLEVFVDEVDLQELPESPVPLPTVPEEDDALTEVQDLLVRPPPRRKRQAHRLNEDFEATRTSEAAAGDPALAKYMKMPAALTTDEEEELQRYLVESEDGKDLAVDKFMPMPVGLTEQEQKELEEAVREQERVRQAESAGLERFLDMPAGLTEQEIRELQDLEREKEEAAQQPWEREDVGLEDYLSMPHTLTEEEERMLQEGGDEEEEHQFASEEEYREYVKNKFLSQLEEDALRVAEEGYDYDEDYDDEYEYEDEDEDEEEEEEEEEDEDEGEMEGEYVMVSDLSAAASSLPQTATAAATASTSTTAAKMVDEGVNTEPDIPEEDTKSKKKLFPFPKKSDRETTPEDSSAEATNKKFFHFGGLGTKRKKETPESLDKKHMNDPNRRKFDGGGGLGGSLNASFCTAEGYVMTQAMLQRAREQMRERKIQERSRWRKDGETEALGPGGSKMKDPATKDLRRWTLKPEARHGGKGDSEKTAMKAIRMQQDVKEVEGGGSTEFMDPKSELEHLFAKIIKSYKPPTDDSSEDEEKANTHKNQIGDEKIESKRTENADMDMQEEVEDEEEKEKEEKEATSVSSKDTAEKDFPISPVLEIIVEEDEEDPEIVTVFEREKMKSGEDEDDFWLRWSNEERACVSASRDRASPWELAEDDEVAEEERERTRLEEEKEKNEGKNEVGKDLRNEETTNPEEKEENKEMSEETKQSHAVEEQEKNERSDGREDEISGKTIYLREEKLKDEGNSKQVECFEDEKKDAIQERDSEGIDERKDAEREEDLGRNEEVQRLGGKIKEEEEEEVEGKGIQTEGKVTCGEDDKNRKKTEEKKKEKSETEGKVTCGKHMINEEDERKRRKKEQVEEGKEEEEERNEETMNGEQKRQIKEENKPKDKSHKEVLERKEKSERIDKQKMKMKEERNLTPSRKTEKEPTKGECNEEKGSAMADVGTTDAAVSNVQVDADSLEFTVNTNLTAASASPKDASPSLQELIEAELNVRLCQPDSLEPPASPDPSSLLSCDSIEATLIPAPAPPATTTGLSLDSLLELDSLHDLNDPLAKADTESGIDVLSPTKLDDLSNLDMDSLESSSDLPASSHCSPEPTTTTLTQESSPTAQNNIKDDHFLIKDAGKMSSSLEVEGLLLATRDDIEAAAQPLLRISESSLTIASETRSELSHLSQEVTRSSTPDSLTSLEAGAASQDTATAQDTASLLDTVAFQDTTTLLDIDPPQDSIQDSALLESILLQNSIPLQATEGSATLINSPLVPVSFQGESQGTPQQSQESAATQGNMSLLDIETPLGDSGTLIDMTPQDSSTLLDTPPQEHTNGEAESGVAAAGNLITSNTDHLSSLRPNEVTADSSPSTLPDDPASPSPTTSSSPQGQDDPLLDPSPQGALPPSGTNSVCDGVPPNAARDDCGGVGVVDVVGSGGVDAVSTTTTACSRGVGDGVSGPVKSPLQNGANMEPQMDEDEDNFWGSKNDDDDFVPRRRPDPVYDYQEENDTEVKEEEKEEEETQEMMNEEEEEEEEGHFLGSDGDDAINSSKGAKGLRFKKRTTTTTTTTTTRTENGVGKVEKKEKKEVVEETDKAKTKKIEESVEKKKIDVKEEAAKKIEKKEEVEKKKKKEAVEEEEKENGVTEEITEKKKKKKHRDTEDGERRKKKKKKRDSEKENKKAAYQKRDDILEKHVGPRVRSFDAAKMKSKFEKPKQVSQVSSECRQCGKQVFQMEKIVAEKAAWHKNCFRCKECNCILTLETYQSHEGVLYCKPHFKELFRPKVVVEDPDEARKERLLRRPKLIVLESQPESLPEDVVRSTNKPDYGLDDLSTANLKQKFKMFEQIATEEERTPEPISVRRSHSLLSKAARFMQGDDEYGIENSELGEYEDDDEEEEEEDEDEEGEEGEEGDGEKIKKKDRPTSFSGMKDLKAGFARKNRQDELTKKRRQELAKFRQMLCAGKNISTREIFEGGNEDELGKLQRKEQIKIEGRPDAKNLRERFEKGLSLTENEEEENLDKKEVDRVFKEAETASKARNLFKEIDKTVTEGGEVVMRPQGSAQARRENRLSRDGKRIRNFTSQVFEDDSEEEEEDEKSSLADHFKFFATYEERAKDDGSKRKKKLFRFTPPRDGEDQVDEDLVKTHLPKRCMAFNCAVCRLRGIEVEEMELGRDPNLVKCTDNYEDAVDCRGTRKLLAKFRKMEMQAEDMEGTTGPRGPKQFTPPPEGEEYDSDEEYSDEEYSDDDEEDSEEDSEEDSEGEKKPKYKDEVLEMVKSSQSAKKAASLRAKFEKWESEVERNNEYNQSIDRYEDEEECMPSIDTARNLRAMFENKAQEVTRPATERPKVKVNRFVGGGGDKCMLCAHTVYAMERLEVAGRVLHKTCFKCCKCSTKLSMNTFSIGGDDMYCTTHYKQAFTEKGTYDVFTPNKGKWTRKIEAINSESPKSQE